One Halobacterium sp. DL1 DNA window includes the following coding sequences:
- a CDS encoding histidine kinase codes for MDQRSDSDAALRESGRRQERLAELGQVALETSDTDELLHHAAEAAADSLEAAYVAVFERRAADELLLREGVGWRTDAVGTATVTADEDSWLWGVLTSEEPVVADVEGTPESDLLEGHDAVGGVGVVVGPVADPWGVLSVHTTEPRAFTEHDGAFLQRVAGVLASALDREGSNNQRRLEQYRALTQAANDAIVTIDERSVVQSVNPAVEDIFGYEPAELVGEPLAMLMASDVAERHFQALGNYLETGEKNLDWDLVEAPGRHRDGTEIPLAISFSEAEYDGERFFTGIVRDVTERKEYERKLEASNERLEQFAYAASHDLQEPLRMVSSYLQLVEDRYGEDLDEDGREFIEFAVDGAERMRAMIEGLLEYSRVETQGDPFEPVDLDGVLSDVLDDLQVRVEETDAAITHDPLPVVDGDPGQLRQLFQNLLDNAIEYSGDEPPRVDVTAERQAGEWVVSVRDEGIGIDAENADRVFEVFQRLHSQDEHAGTGIGLALCERIVERHGGDIRVDSAPGEGTTFSFTLPTEGTYSG; via the coding sequence ATGGACCAGCGCTCCGATTCGGACGCCGCGCTTCGGGAGAGCGGCCGCCGACAGGAACGCCTCGCGGAACTCGGCCAGGTGGCCCTCGAGACCAGCGACACCGACGAGCTGCTACACCACGCGGCCGAGGCTGCCGCGGACTCCCTGGAGGCCGCCTACGTCGCGGTGTTCGAACGGCGCGCCGCCGACGAACTCCTGCTCCGCGAGGGGGTGGGCTGGCGGACGGACGCGGTCGGAACGGCGACGGTCACCGCGGACGAGGACTCGTGGCTGTGGGGCGTGCTTACCTCGGAGGAGCCGGTTGTGGCGGACGTGGAAGGGACGCCCGAGTCGGACCTGCTCGAGGGCCACGACGCCGTGGGTGGCGTCGGCGTGGTCGTCGGACCCGTCGCGGACCCGTGGGGTGTGTTGAGCGTCCATACGACCGAGCCTCGGGCGTTCACGGAGCATGATGGGGCGTTCCTCCAGCGCGTCGCAGGGGTCCTCGCCTCGGCACTCGACCGCGAGGGGTCGAACAACCAGCGGCGCCTCGAGCAGTACCGGGCGCTCACGCAGGCGGCCAACGACGCCATCGTCACTATCGACGAGCGAAGCGTCGTCCAGTCGGTGAACCCGGCCGTCGAGGACATCTTCGGCTACGAACCGGCGGAACTCGTGGGGGAACCGTTGGCGATGTTGATGGCTTCCGACGTCGCCGAGCGGCACTTCCAGGCGCTAGGGAACTACCTCGAGACGGGCGAGAAGAACCTCGACTGGGACCTCGTCGAGGCGCCCGGGCGCCACCGGGACGGCACCGAGATTCCGCTCGCCATCTCGTTCAGCGAGGCCGAGTACGACGGCGAGCGCTTCTTCACCGGCATCGTCCGCGACGTCACCGAGCGCAAGGAATACGAGCGGAAACTGGAGGCGTCGAACGAGCGCCTCGAGCAGTTCGCGTACGCGGCATCTCACGACCTCCAGGAGCCCCTGCGGATGGTGTCGAGCTACCTCCAGCTGGTCGAGGACCGGTACGGCGAGGACCTCGACGAGGACGGCCGGGAGTTCATCGAGTTCGCGGTGGACGGTGCCGAGCGGATGCGCGCGATGATCGAGGGGCTGCTGGAGTACTCCCGCGTGGAGACGCAGGGCGACCCGTTCGAGCCAGTCGACCTTGACGGGGTGCTGTCAGACGTCCTCGACGACCTGCAGGTGCGCGTCGAGGAGACGGACGCAGCGATCACGCACGACCCCCTCCCGGTCGTGGACGGCGACCCGGGGCAGTTGCGACAGCTGTTCCAGAACCTCCTGGACAACGCCATCGAGTACAGCGGCGACGAACCACCGCGGGTGGACGTCACCGCGGAGCGCCAGGCGGGGGAGTGGGTGGTGTCGGTGCGCGACGAGGGTATCGGCATCGACGCGGAGAACGCCGACCGCGTCTTCGAGGTGTTCCAGCGCCTCCACAGCCAGGACGAACACGCGGGCACCGGCATCGGGCTGGCGCTCTGCGAACGCATCGTCGAGCGCCACGGCGGCGACATCCGAGTCGACTCGGCGCCCGGCGAGGGGACCACGTTCTCGTTCACGCTGCCGACAGAAGGGACCTACAGCGGGTGA
- a CDS encoding short-chain dehydrogenase produces the protein MNVDLKPLDQQVLVITGATSGIGLATARMAAERGAKVVLAARSEDSLAELAEEITTVGGDATYVVADVRNREDVREIARTAEETYGGFDTWVNVAGAFLYGRLEDTPVEEMREQFETNVWGLLYGSLEAADHLKGRGGAIVNIGSVVSDRAIPLQGSYSASKHAVKGFTDALRMELEEEGAPISVTLVKPAAIDTPYPEHAKNYMDEEAALPPPVYAPETAARAILQAAEQPQRDVFVGGGAKGMAVLGNYAASLTDRVMEATFFDQQTTGRPPSQPDRSGIDESVGDLEQRGDHEGHVAKSSAYTRLSQGGSSSGRALLSAGIVAAGFYGAYRMLRGR, from the coding sequence ATGAACGTGGACCTGAAACCTCTCGACCAGCAGGTGCTGGTCATCACGGGCGCGACCTCCGGCATCGGGCTGGCGACCGCGCGCATGGCAGCCGAGCGCGGCGCGAAAGTGGTGCTCGCCGCCCGCAGCGAGGACTCGCTGGCCGAACTGGCCGAGGAGATTACGACCGTGGGCGGCGACGCGACGTACGTCGTCGCGGACGTGCGGAACCGCGAGGACGTCCGCGAAATCGCCCGCACGGCCGAGGAGACGTACGGCGGCTTCGACACGTGGGTCAACGTCGCGGGCGCGTTCCTCTACGGCAGACTCGAGGACACGCCCGTCGAGGAGATGCGCGAGCAGTTCGAGACGAACGTCTGGGGGCTGCTGTACGGCAGCCTCGAGGCCGCCGACCACCTGAAGGGACGGGGCGGCGCCATCGTCAACATCGGCAGCGTCGTCTCCGACCGCGCCATCCCGCTGCAGGGGAGTTACTCCGCGTCCAAGCACGCCGTCAAGGGGTTCACCGACGCGCTCCGGATGGAACTGGAGGAGGAGGGTGCCCCCATCTCCGTGACGCTCGTCAAACCCGCGGCCATCGACACGCCGTACCCCGAGCACGCGAAGAACTACATGGACGAGGAGGCGGCGCTCCCGCCGCCCGTCTACGCCCCAGAGACGGCCGCGCGTGCCATCCTGCAGGCCGCCGAACAGCCCCAGCGGGACGTCTTCGTCGGCGGCGGCGCGAAGGGAATGGCGGTGCTGGGCAACTACGCCGCGAGCCTCACTGACCGGGTGATGGAGGCCACGTTCTTCGACCAGCAGACGACCGGCCGGCCGCCGTCCCAGCCCGACCGGAGCGGCATCGACGAGTCGGTCGGCGACCTCGAACAGCGGGGCGACCACGAGGGCCACGTCGCGAAGTCCAGCGCCTACACCCGGCTCTCGCAGGGCGGCTCCTCGTCCGGGCGGGCGCTACTGAGCGCCGGCATCGTCGCTGCGGGGTTCTACGGCGCCTACCGGATGCTCCGTGGACGGTGA
- a CDS encoding 30S ribosomal protein S17, translating to MAIKPDYVKKTGNILMERYEEAFSREDFEHNKKAVTELTNIESKEVRNRIAGYITHKRN from the coding sequence ATGGCCATCAAGCCCGACTACGTCAAGAAGACCGGGAACATCCTCATGGAGCGCTACGAGGAGGCGTTCTCGCGGGAGGACTTCGAGCACAACAAGAAAGCGGTCACGGAGCTGACGAACATCGAGTCCAAGGAGGTCCGCAACCGCATCGCGGGCTACATCACGCACAAGCGTAACTGA
- a CDS encoding 2-hydroxyacid dehydrogenase, which translates to MVDITVLRRGAHGMPMDEYAAALRERLPDREVALARTPGEERALVADARVVTGSAIDEELLAVADELELFACSYAGYGHLPMDAFHERGVAVTNAAGIHAPSIAEQVLGYLLTFARDLHEGWRRKQNREWRHYQARELGGSTVTVVGMGAIGHAVVERLQGFDVDTIGVRYTPEKGGPTDEVVGFEEEAFHGALARTDYLVLATPLTDTTRGLVDEAAFQTLPPESVLVNVARGGVVDTDALVAAVQRQAIRGAALDVTDPEPLPEEHALWNFENVLLTPHNAGHTPEHWNRLADILATNVPRLDRGEDLENRVD; encoded by the coding sequence ATGGTCGACATCACCGTCCTCCGCCGAGGAGCGCACGGCATGCCGATGGACGAGTACGCCGCCGCACTCCGCGAGCGCCTCCCCGACCGCGAGGTCGCGCTCGCACGGACGCCGGGCGAAGAGCGCGCGCTGGTCGCCGACGCGCGGGTCGTCACCGGCAGCGCCATCGACGAGGAGCTGCTCGCGGTGGCCGACGAGCTGGAGCTGTTCGCGTGCTCCTACGCCGGATACGGCCACCTGCCGATGGACGCGTTCCACGAGCGGGGCGTCGCGGTGACGAACGCCGCGGGCATCCACGCGCCGAGCATCGCCGAACAGGTGCTTGGCTACCTGCTGACGTTCGCCCGCGACCTCCACGAGGGGTGGCGGCGCAAGCAGAACCGCGAGTGGCGGCACTACCAGGCCCGGGAACTCGGTGGCTCGACGGTCACCGTCGTCGGGATGGGCGCCATCGGACACGCCGTGGTCGAGCGGCTGCAGGGCTTCGACGTCGACACCATCGGCGTGCGGTACACCCCGGAGAAGGGCGGCCCGACGGACGAGGTCGTCGGCTTCGAGGAGGAGGCGTTCCACGGCGCGCTCGCCCGGACCGACTACCTCGTGCTGGCGACGCCGCTCACCGACACCACGCGGGGGCTCGTCGACGAGGCGGCGTTCCAGACGCTCCCCCCGGAGAGCGTGCTCGTGAACGTCGCTCGCGGCGGTGTGGTGGACACGGACGCGCTGGTCGCGGCCGTCCAGCGCCAGGCCATCCGGGGCGCCGCCCTCGACGTCACCGACCCGGAGCCGCTTCCCGAGGAGCACGCGCTGTGGAACTTCGAGAACGTCCTGTTGACGCCGCACAACGCCGGCCACACGCCCGAACACTGGAACCGCCTCGCGGACATCCTGGCGACGAACGTCCCGCGGCTCGACAGGGGCGAGGACCTGGAGAACAGAGTGGACTAG
- a CDS encoding ArsR family transcriptional regulator, whose amino-acid sequence MSESGTLSCAAKLARVVLDNCGPLSPAEVAEEARLSEETANEALAELADPGLAECVCGLCESRQQVYALDEDGA is encoded by the coding sequence ATGAGCGAGTCCGGGACGCTGTCGTGCGCGGCGAAGCTCGCGCGCGTCGTACTGGACAACTGCGGCCCGCTCTCCCCCGCGGAGGTGGCCGAGGAGGCGCGCCTCTCCGAGGAGACGGCCAACGAGGCGCTCGCCGAACTCGCCGACCCGGGCCTCGCGGAGTGCGTCTGCGGGCTCTGTGAGAGCCGCCAGCAGGTGTACGCCCTCGACGAGGACGGGGCGTAA
- a CDS encoding dodecin encodes MVYKKIELIGTSEESFDAAADDAIDRAEDTLENVKWAEVVDQGVEIANAENRQYQVEMKVAFELEG; translated from the coding sequence ATGGTCTACAAGAAGATCGAACTCATCGGCACCAGCGAGGAGAGCTTCGACGCCGCCGCGGACGACGCCATCGACCGCGCCGAGGACACGCTCGAGAACGTGAAGTGGGCGGAAGTCGTCGACCAGGGCGTCGAGATAGCGAACGCGGAGAACAGGCAGTACCAGGTGGAGATGAAGGTCGCCTTCGAACTCGAGGGCTAG
- a CDS encoding aspartate-semialdehyde dehydrogenase (catalyzes the formation of aspartate semialdehyde from aspartyl phosphate), giving the protein MTPVSVGVLGATGAVGQRFVQLLDDHPEFELSVLTASSDSAGKPYREAAGWRLDTPIPDSTADIIVRDTDPDAIPDDTDLLFSALPSGVGERVEPELCEAGFVVSSNSSNARTADDVPLVIPEVNADHLDLIEVQRDERGWDGALVKNPNCSTITMVPTLNALDEFGLDRVHVSTLQAVSGAGYSGVTSMEILDNVVPHIGGEEEKMESESRKLLGEFTGAEVEWHDAVVSASCNRVPTLDGHLENVFAETADDPTPADVAAAFEDASTLDLPSAPDPLIEVFEDPSRPQPRLDRMLGDGMAVAAGGIQQTETGVQYNCLAHNTVRGAAGASLLNGELLAREGWL; this is encoded by the coding sequence ATGACCCCTGTATCTGTAGGCGTACTCGGCGCGACCGGCGCCGTCGGGCAGCGGTTCGTACAGTTGCTCGACGACCACCCGGAGTTCGAACTTTCCGTCCTCACTGCGAGCTCCGACAGCGCGGGCAAGCCGTACCGTGAGGCTGCGGGCTGGCGACTCGACACTCCGATTCCCGACTCGACGGCGGACATCATCGTTCGCGATACCGACCCAGACGCCATCCCCGACGACACCGACCTCCTGTTCTCTGCGCTCCCGTCGGGCGTCGGCGAGCGCGTCGAACCCGAGCTCTGCGAGGCGGGCTTCGTCGTCTCCTCGAACTCCTCGAACGCGCGCACGGCCGACGACGTGCCGCTCGTTATCCCCGAGGTGAACGCCGACCACCTCGACCTCATCGAGGTCCAGCGCGACGAGCGCGGCTGGGACGGCGCGCTCGTGAAGAACCCGAACTGCTCGACCATCACGATGGTCCCCACCCTGAACGCCCTCGACGAGTTCGGCCTCGACCGGGTCCACGTCTCCACGCTCCAGGCTGTCTCCGGCGCGGGCTACTCCGGCGTCACGTCGATGGAGATTCTGGACAACGTCGTCCCGCACATCGGCGGCGAGGAGGAGAAGATGGAGTCCGAGTCCCGGAAGCTCCTCGGCGAGTTCACGGGCGCCGAGGTCGAGTGGCACGACGCCGTCGTCTCCGCCTCCTGCAACCGCGTACCGACCCTCGACGGCCACCTCGAGAACGTGTTCGCTGAGACCGCCGACGACCCGACGCCGGCGGACGTCGCCGCGGCGTTCGAGGACGCGTCGACCCTCGACCTGCCGAGCGCGCCCGACCCACTCATCGAGGTGTTCGAGGACCCGAGTCGCCCGCAGCCGCGCCTCGACCGGATGCTCGGTGACGGGATGGCCGTCGCCGCGGGCGGCATCCAGCAGACCGAGACGGGCGTCCAGTACAACTGCCTCGCGCACAACACCGTCCGCGGCGCCGCGGGCGCCAGCCTCCTCAACGGCGAACTGCTCGCCCGCGAGGGCTGGCTGTAG
- a CDS encoding histidinol dehydrogenase translates to MDYEAVADLGPERRRALFERDAGVDAVRSDVRDIVDRVRTEGDVALRQFASEFDDVEVGNLDVTDAAERAYDEIDGATRDAIEDAAANVRAFHEAQVPEDWRQEFGEGRELGRRFRPLERVGVYAPGGTAAYPSSVLMGVIPARVAGVDQVAVATPPAAELNPVTLAAIHAAGADRVYAAGGAQAVAALAYGTETVDRVQKVVGPGNKWVTAAKAEVRGDVEIDFLAGPSELLVVADETAEPGFVAADLLAQAEHDPDASVVAVTDDEATADAICEELEERIDDRARAETIEEALGSDASGVFVARSMSEAVLFAEAYAAEHLSIQADDDEAILDRVDSAGSVFLGPYAPVAAGDYATGTNHVLPTNGLAKVTGGLSVDTFVRSTTVQRLDRDALEELRETITTLADAEGLEGHAASVDARFADE, encoded by the coding sequence ATGGACTACGAAGCCGTCGCGGACCTCGGGCCGGAGCGGCGCCGCGCGCTGTTCGAGCGCGACGCGGGCGTCGACGCCGTCCGCTCGGACGTGCGGGACATCGTCGACCGCGTGCGGACGGAGGGCGACGTGGCGCTCCGCCAGTTCGCCAGCGAGTTCGACGACGTGGAGGTCGGCAACCTCGACGTCACCGACGCCGCCGAGCGCGCCTACGACGAGATAGACGGCGCGACGCGCGACGCCATCGAGGACGCCGCGGCGAACGTCCGGGCGTTCCACGAGGCCCAGGTGCCCGAGGACTGGCGCCAGGAGTTCGGTGAGGGGAGAGAGCTCGGGCGGCGGTTCCGGCCGCTCGAACGCGTCGGCGTCTACGCTCCGGGCGGTACCGCGGCCTACCCGTCGTCGGTGCTGATGGGCGTGATTCCCGCCCGCGTCGCGGGCGTCGACCAGGTCGCGGTGGCGACGCCGCCGGCGGCGGAGCTGAACCCGGTGACGCTGGCGGCCATCCACGCCGCGGGCGCCGACCGGGTGTACGCCGCGGGGGGCGCACAGGCGGTCGCGGCGCTGGCCTACGGCACGGAGACCGTCGACCGCGTCCAGAAGGTCGTCGGCCCGGGAAACAAGTGGGTGACCGCGGCGAAGGCCGAGGTCCGGGGCGACGTGGAGATCGATTTCCTCGCCGGTCCCTCCGAACTGCTCGTGGTCGCGGACGAGACCGCCGAACCGGGGTTCGTGGCTGCGGACCTGCTCGCGCAGGCCGAACACGACCCGGACGCGAGCGTCGTCGCGGTGACCGACGACGAGGCGACGGCCGACGCCATCTGCGAGGAACTCGAGGAAAGAATCGACGACCGGGCTCGCGCGGAAACCATCGAAGAAGCCCTGGGGAGCGACGCGAGCGGCGTGTTCGTGGCGCGCTCGATGAGCGAAGCGGTGCTGTTCGCCGAGGCGTACGCCGCCGAACACCTCTCCATCCAGGCCGACGACGACGAGGCCATCCTCGACCGCGTCGACAGCGCCGGGTCGGTGTTCCTCGGGCCGTACGCCCCCGTCGCGGCGGGCGACTACGCCACCGGCACGAACCACGTGCTGCCGACGAACGGGCTAGCGAAGGTCACCGGGGGCCTCAGCGTCGACACGTTCGTCCGCTCGACGACCGTCCAGCGCCTCGACCGGGACGCGCTGGAGGAACTCCGGGAGACCATCACGACGCTCGCGGACGCCGAGGGACTGGAGGGACACGCGGCGAGCGTCGACGCGCGGTTCGCGGACGAGTAG
- a CDS encoding deoxyhypusine synthase produces MTDDDTRENVLPGSDETLDTPDVRGYDFRGEFDFFEMLDAYATTGFQATHLAEGVDITREMHEDDATVYLTFTSNIVSSGLREVVAHLVREGYVDVIITTSGSLTEDVIKTARPFKMGEWDADEAALREEGINRLGNIFVPSDRYVWLEEYLYDFFEEFFAEEKLRTPTAFARELGETLDDEDSILKNAADQDVPVFCPALTDAEIGNFLYYYRQGYDSEVGIEIVDDYDSLIEEGLLAEKTGLIAVGAGVPKHHAIMTNLFRGGADYAVYISTGMEGDGSLSGAPPEEAVSWGKIKDDSETNYTQIEAEATLVFPLLVAGAFERPE; encoded by the coding sequence ATGACCGACGACGACACCCGCGAGAACGTCCTGCCGGGGAGCGACGAAACCCTCGACACGCCGGACGTGCGCGGCTACGACTTCCGCGGCGAGTTCGACTTCTTCGAGATGCTAGACGCCTACGCGACGACCGGCTTCCAGGCGACCCACCTCGCCGAGGGCGTCGACATCACCCGGGAGATGCACGAGGACGACGCCACCGTCTACCTCACGTTCACGTCGAACATCGTCTCCTCGGGCCTCCGAGAGGTCGTCGCGCATCTCGTCCGCGAGGGGTACGTCGACGTCATCATCACCACCTCCGGGTCCCTGACGGAGGACGTCATCAAGACCGCCAGGCCGTTCAAGATGGGCGAGTGGGACGCCGACGAGGCCGCGCTCCGCGAGGAGGGAATCAACCGCCTCGGCAACATCTTCGTCCCCTCGGACCGCTACGTCTGGCTGGAGGAGTACCTCTACGACTTCTTCGAGGAATTCTTCGCCGAGGAGAAGCTCCGCACCCCCACGGCGTTCGCGCGGGAACTCGGCGAGACCCTCGACGACGAGGACTCCATCCTGAAGAACGCTGCCGACCAGGACGTCCCCGTCTTCTGTCCCGCCCTGACTGACGCCGAGATCGGGAACTTCCTCTACTACTACCGCCAGGGCTACGACTCCGAGGTCGGCATCGAGATCGTCGACGACTACGACTCGCTCATCGAGGAGGGGCTGCTCGCCGAGAAGACCGGTCTCATCGCCGTCGGCGCCGGCGTCCCCAAGCACCACGCCATCATGACGAACCTCTTCCGCGGCGGCGCCGACTACGCCGTCTACATCTCCACGGGCATGGAGGGCGACGGCTCGCTCTCGGGTGCGCCCCCGGAAGAGGCCGTCTCCTGGGGGAAGATCAAGGACGACTCCGAGACGAACTACACGCAGATCGAGGCCGAGGCGACGCTCGTGTTCCCGCTGCTCGTTGCTGGCGCGTTCGAGCGGCCAGAATAG
- a CDS encoding heme biosynthesis protein HemY: MSTTVEQGEGGEVVTATESAAEQATELMDSEGMDEDVAGLRLYVQQGGCAGLSYGMRFENEPEPEDEIFESNGIRLFVDQSSLNYVGGSQLAYEGGLQGAGFHVQNPNVESECGCGESFRT; the protein is encoded by the coding sequence ATGAGCACGACCGTCGAACAGGGCGAGGGAGGGGAGGTCGTCACGGCCACCGAGTCCGCTGCCGAGCAGGCCACGGAGCTGATGGACAGCGAGGGGATGGACGAGGACGTAGCGGGACTCCGACTCTACGTCCAGCAGGGCGGCTGTGCAGGGCTCTCCTACGGGATGCGCTTCGAGAACGAGCCGGAACCCGAGGACGAAATATTCGAGAGCAACGGCATCCGCCTGTTCGTCGACCAGTCGAGCCTGAACTACGTCGGCGGCAGCCAGCTCGCCTACGAGGGCGGCCTGCAGGGTGCCGGGTTCCACGTCCAGAACCCGAACGTCGAGAGCGAGTGTGGCTGCGGCGAGTCGTTCCGCACCTAG